The following are encoded in a window of Variovorax paradoxus genomic DNA:
- a CDS encoding DUF2783 domain-containing protein codes for MQPQLITTPNLDAPDDFYEALIEAHQGLSTEESHAFNARLVLVLANHVGSLAVLREAFDAARAG; via the coding sequence ATGCAACCACAGCTGATCACCACGCCGAACCTCGACGCGCCCGACGATTTCTACGAGGCGCTCATCGAAGCCCACCAGGGGCTTTCCACCGAAGAAAGCCACGCCTTCAACGCACGGCTCGTGCTCGTGCTGGCCAACCACGTCGGCTCGCTGGCCGTGCTGCGCGAAGCCTTCGACGCGGCGCGCGCCGGCTGA
- the fahA gene encoding fumarylacetoacetase, which produces MTALNATHDPKLRSWVAAANVAGTDFPIQNLPFGRFRTAGSSEAFRIGVAIGDQILDLRAAGLVDTDDMNVLMNASVKDRQALRAAISAGLAEGSSQQAAWAKALLAQAQAEMTVPCRIGDYTDFYTGIHHATTIGKLFRPDQPLMPNYKWVPIGYHGRASSIGVSGQTFKRPQGQTKAPDAVAPSFGPSKRLDYELELGFLVGRGNALGEPIAIGDAEDHLFGVTLLNDWSARDLQAWEYQPLGPFLAKNFASTLSPWIVTTDALAPFRAKFERPAEDPQPLPYLDAPSNRASGALDITLEVLLQTAKMRADGVAPVRLTLGNTTEAAYWTAAQLITHHTVNGCNLQPGDLLGSGTLSGPQPDQAGSLMELTGGGKQPITLPNGETRTFLEDGDTLVMRGWCEREGAVRIGLGEVTGTVIA; this is translated from the coding sequence ATGACCGCACTCAACGCCACCCACGACCCGAAGCTGCGCAGCTGGGTTGCCGCCGCCAACGTGGCCGGCACCGACTTCCCGATCCAGAACCTGCCCTTCGGCCGCTTCCGCACGGCCGGCAGCAGCGAGGCGTTCCGCATCGGCGTGGCCATCGGCGACCAGATTCTTGACCTGCGCGCGGCCGGGCTCGTCGACACCGACGACATGAACGTGCTGATGAACGCGAGCGTGAAAGACCGCCAGGCCCTGCGCGCCGCGATCTCCGCCGGCCTTGCCGAAGGCAGCAGCCAGCAGGCCGCGTGGGCGAAGGCGCTGCTCGCGCAAGCGCAGGCCGAGATGACCGTGCCCTGCCGCATCGGCGACTACACCGACTTCTACACGGGCATCCACCACGCCACCACCATCGGCAAGCTGTTCCGTCCCGACCAGCCGCTCATGCCCAACTACAAGTGGGTGCCCATCGGCTACCACGGCCGCGCCTCGTCGATCGGCGTGAGCGGCCAGACCTTCAAGCGCCCGCAAGGCCAGACCAAGGCGCCCGATGCCGTCGCACCGAGCTTCGGCCCGTCGAAGCGGCTCGACTACGAACTGGAACTGGGCTTCCTCGTCGGCCGCGGCAATGCGCTGGGCGAGCCCATCGCCATCGGCGACGCCGAAGACCATCTGTTCGGCGTGACCCTGCTCAACGACTGGTCGGCGCGCGATCTGCAGGCCTGGGAATACCAGCCGCTCGGCCCGTTCCTCGCGAAGAACTTCGCGAGCACGCTGTCGCCCTGGATCGTGACGACCGACGCGCTGGCCCCGTTCCGCGCCAAGTTCGAGCGCCCCGCCGAAGACCCGCAGCCGCTGCCTTACCTCGACGCCCCCTCGAACCGCGCCAGCGGCGCGCTCGACATCACGCTCGAAGTGCTGCTGCAGACCGCGAAGATGCGCGCCGACGGCGTCGCGCCCGTGCGCCTCACGCTCGGCAACACCACCGAGGCCGCCTACTGGACCGCCGCGCAGCTCATCACGCACCACACGGTGAACGGCTGCAACCTGCAGCCCGGCGACCTGCTGGGCTCGGGCACGCTGTCGGGCCCGCAGCCCGACCAGGCCGGCTCGCTGATGGAACTCACGGGGGGCGGCAAGCAGCCGATCACGCTGCCGAACGGCGAGACGCGCACGTTCCTGGAAGACGGCGACACGCTGGTGATGCGTGGCTGGTGCGAGCGCGAAGGCGCGGTGCGCATCGGGCTGGGTGAGGTCACGGGGACCGTGATCGCCTGA
- a CDS encoding FAD-dependent oxidoreductase, with the protein MIDYQSLRFDYTRHADQDAAAPARHPVVVVGAGPVGLTLAIDLALRQIPVVLLDNDNSLSSGSRAICFAKRTLEVFDRLGCGDRMVDKGVSWHVGKVFFHDEQVYRFDLLPEPGHERPAFINLQQYYVEGYLVERAAALPLIDLRWNNKVTGIEQGDDGAVLTVETPEGEYRLQAGYVAACDGSRSNLRQMLGQEAKGRTFRDRFLIADITMDAQLPTERRFWFDPSFHPGQSVLLHKQADGMWRVDFQLGWDADPVEERKPERITPRVRALLDSIGFEGVQFQIGWASVYTFACQRMERFRHGRVLFAGDSAHGVSPFGARGANSGVQDADNLAWKLAAVLAGDAPDALLDSYASEREFAADENIRNSTRATDFITPKSEVSRLFRDAVLELTKRHAFARSLVNSGRLSVATVLRDSPLNTPDADSFAGAMVPGAAAADAPVRRADGSTGWLLRECHVARFTALVFGTGDAAERSLQALEASDLALHVVRVEGTGADAELAMQRYDAQPGTVYLLRPDQHVCARWRQPTAAKIRAALDHALAKA; encoded by the coding sequence GTGATCGACTACCAAAGCCTGCGCTTCGACTACACCCGCCATGCCGACCAGGACGCCGCCGCGCCCGCCCGCCACCCCGTGGTGGTCGTGGGCGCCGGCCCGGTGGGCCTCACGCTCGCCATCGACCTCGCCCTGCGGCAGATTCCCGTGGTGCTGCTCGACAACGACAACAGCCTGTCCAGCGGGTCGCGCGCGATCTGCTTTGCCAAGCGCACGCTCGAGGTGTTCGACCGCCTCGGCTGCGGCGACCGCATGGTGGACAAGGGCGTGTCGTGGCACGTCGGCAAGGTGTTCTTCCATGACGAGCAGGTCTACCGCTTCGACCTGCTGCCCGAGCCCGGCCACGAGCGCCCGGCCTTCATCAACCTGCAGCAGTACTACGTCGAGGGCTACCTCGTCGAGCGCGCCGCAGCGCTGCCGCTGATCGACCTGCGCTGGAACAACAAGGTCACCGGTATCGAGCAAGGCGACGACGGCGCGGTGCTGACTGTGGAAACGCCCGAGGGTGAGTACCGCCTGCAGGCCGGCTACGTCGCCGCCTGCGACGGCTCGCGCTCCAACCTGCGCCAGATGCTGGGGCAGGAAGCCAAGGGCCGCACCTTCCGCGACCGCTTCCTGATCGCCGACATCACGATGGACGCACAGCTGCCCACCGAGCGCCGCTTCTGGTTCGATCCGTCGTTCCACCCCGGCCAGAGCGTGCTGCTGCACAAGCAGGCCGACGGCATGTGGCGCGTCGACTTCCAGCTCGGCTGGGACGCCGACCCGGTGGAAGAGCGCAAGCCCGAGCGCATCACGCCGCGCGTGCGCGCACTGCTGGACAGCATCGGCTTCGAGGGCGTGCAGTTCCAGATCGGCTGGGCCAGCGTCTACACCTTCGCCTGCCAGCGCATGGAGCGCTTCCGCCACGGGCGTGTGCTGTTCGCGGGCGACTCGGCGCACGGCGTGTCGCCCTTCGGCGCGCGCGGCGCCAACTCGGGCGTGCAGGACGCGGACAACCTCGCCTGGAAGCTCGCGGCCGTGCTGGCCGGCGACGCGCCCGACGCGCTGCTCGACAGCTACGCGAGCGAGCGCGAGTTCGCGGCCGACGAGAACATCCGCAATTCGACGCGCGCCACCGACTTCATCACGCCCAAGAGCGAGGTGAGCCGGCTGTTCCGCGACGCGGTGCTCGAGCTGACCAAGCGCCATGCCTTCGCGCGCTCGCTGGTCAACAGCGGGCGACTGTCGGTGGCCACGGTGCTGCGCGACTCGCCGCTCAACACGCCCGACGCCGACTCCTTCGCCGGCGCGATGGTGCCCGGCGCGGCGGCAGCCGATGCGCCCGTGCGGCGCGCCGACGGCAGCACCGGCTGGCTGCTGCGCGAATGCCATGTGGCGCGCTTCACCGCGCTGGTGTTCGGCACCGGCGACGCCGCCGAGCGCAGCCTGCAGGCGCTGGAAGCCAGCGACCTCGCGCTGCATGTGGTGCGCGTGGAAGGCACCGGTGCCGATGCCGAACTCGCCATGCAGCGCTACGACGCGCAGCCCGGCACCGTCTACCTGCTGCGGCCCGACCAGCACGTGTGCGCGCGCTGGCGGCAGCCCACGGCGGCGAAAATTCGCGCGGCCCTCGACCACGCGCTGGCAAAGGCATGA
- a CDS encoding Bug family tripartite tricarboxylate transporter substrate binding protein: MTHTFTFTRRAAALALLAAPLFAHAADFPSKPIKFIVPYTPGGTTDLVARTVGQKVSEKLGQPVLIDNRGGAGGNIGMDAVAKAAPDGYTIGFGAISTNALNPHIYKSMAFDPRKDFTAISLLGMSTIVLEVPAASPIKSVPDLIAAAKKNPGLPYATAGAGTSMNLAGVMFAQMTGTELTHVAYKGSGPAITDMLGNTIGVMFDNLPASLPHIQAGKLRALAVAGSTRSPSLPDVPTMAEAGLKGYALEPWFGVYGPAKLPAPIVKALNEAFVEALAMPDVKAKLQQAGFSPRGSTAQELTTLTDTEYKRLGDVAKKAGMTAD, from the coding sequence ATGACGCACACCTTCACATTCACGCGCCGCGCCGCGGCCCTCGCGTTGCTGGCCGCGCCCTTGTTCGCGCATGCGGCCGACTTTCCTTCGAAGCCCATCAAGTTCATCGTGCCCTACACGCCCGGCGGCACCACCGACCTCGTGGCGCGCACCGTGGGCCAGAAGGTGTCGGAAAAACTGGGCCAGCCGGTGCTCATCGACAACCGCGGCGGCGCGGGCGGCAACATCGGCATGGACGCCGTGGCCAAGGCTGCGCCCGACGGCTACACGATCGGCTTCGGCGCCATCTCGACCAACGCGCTGAACCCGCACATCTACAAGTCGATGGCCTTCGACCCGCGCAAGGATTTCACGGCCATCAGCCTGCTGGGCATGTCGACCATCGTGCTCGAAGTGCCGGCGGCCTCGCCCATCAAGTCGGTGCCTGACCTCATCGCCGCCGCGAAGAAGAACCCCGGCCTGCCCTACGCCACCGCGGGCGCCGGCACCTCGATGAACCTGGCCGGCGTGATGTTCGCGCAGATGACCGGCACCGAGCTCACGCACGTCGCCTACAAGGGCAGCGGCCCGGCCATCACCGACATGCTGGGCAACACCATCGGCGTGATGTTCGACAACCTGCCGGCGTCGCTGCCGCACATCCAGGCCGGCAAGCTGCGCGCGCTGGCCGTGGCGGGCTCCACGCGCTCGCCCTCGCTGCCCGACGTGCCGACGATGGCCGAGGCAGGCCTCAAGGGCTACGCGCTGGAGCCATGGTTCGGCGTGTACGGCCCGGCGAAGCTGCCCGCGCCGATCGTGAAGGCATTGAACGAAGCGTTCGTCGAAGCGTTGGCCATGCCCGACGTGAAGGCCAAGCTGCAGCAGGCCGGCTTCTCGCCGCGCGGCTCGACCGCGCAGGAGCTCACCACGCTCACCGACACCGAATACAAGCGCCTGGGCGACGTCGCCAAAAAAGCGGGCATGACCGCCGACTGA
- the hmgA gene encoding homogentisate 1,2-dioxygenase produces MPGALPQGRNNPQRGPFDLYTELLSGTAFTAPRHENRRTWLYRRQPSVVSGRYQPYAQTHWTTGADREIALPPEPMRWGPLPLDGAADVDFIDGMHTLAANGDAESQVGIGSLMYLAGRSMEQRAFVNADGEMLVMPQQGRLVVTTELGVLDVKPGEIVVLPRGMAFKVALPDGLSRGYVCENYGAHFRLPELGPIGSNGLANARDFQAPVAAFEADGGAYGLVKKFGGRFWTAPTKQSPFNVVAWHGNLAPVKYDTANFMVIGSISFDHPDPSIFTVLTSPSDTPGTANCDFVIFPPRWMVMENTFRPPWFHRNLMSEFMGLVLGEYDAKPGGFKPGGASLHNCMVPHGPDEEAFDKATHADLKPHKLDNTLAFMFESRYRFIPTNFALQSPALDTDYTDCWAGLKDQFKP; encoded by the coding sequence GTGCCCGGTGCGCTGCCGCAAGGCCGCAACAACCCGCAGCGCGGTCCCTTCGACCTGTACACCGAGCTGCTCTCGGGCACCGCCTTCACGGCGCCGCGCCACGAGAACCGCCGCACCTGGCTGTACCGCCGCCAGCCCTCGGTGGTGTCGGGCCGCTACCAGCCCTACGCGCAGACGCACTGGACCACCGGCGCCGACCGCGAAATCGCGCTGCCGCCCGAGCCGATGCGCTGGGGCCCGCTGCCGCTGGACGGCGCGGCCGACGTCGACTTCATCGACGGCATGCACACGCTGGCCGCCAACGGCGACGCCGAATCGCAGGTCGGCATCGGCTCGCTGATGTACCTGGCGGGCCGTTCGATGGAACAGCGCGCCTTCGTCAACGCCGACGGCGAGATGCTGGTGATGCCCCAACAGGGCCGCCTCGTCGTCACCACCGAACTCGGCGTGCTCGACGTGAAGCCCGGCGAAATCGTGGTGCTGCCACGCGGCATGGCCTTCAAGGTCGCACTGCCCGACGGTCTCTCGCGCGGCTACGTGTGCGAGAACTACGGCGCGCACTTCCGCCTGCCCGAGCTCGGCCCGATCGGCTCGAACGGCCTGGCCAACGCACGCGACTTCCAGGCGCCCGTGGCGGCCTTCGAGGCAGACGGCGGCGCCTACGGGTTGGTGAAAAAATTCGGCGGCCGCTTCTGGACCGCACCGACAAAACAGTCGCCCTTCAACGTGGTCGCGTGGCACGGCAACCTCGCGCCGGTGAAGTACGACACGGCGAACTTCATGGTGATCGGCTCGATCAGCTTCGACCATCCCGATCCGTCGATCTTCACCGTGCTGACCTCGCCCAGCGACACGCCCGGCACGGCCAACTGCGACTTCGTGATCTTCCCGCCGCGCTGGATGGTCATGGAAAACACCTTCCGTCCGCCGTGGTTCCACCGCAACCTCATGAGCGAGTTCATGGGCCTGGTGCTGGGCGAGTACGACGCCAAGCCGGGCGGCTTCAAGCCCGGCGGCGCGAGCCTGCACAACTGCATGGTGCCGCACGGCCCGGACGAAGAAGCCTTCGACAAGGCCACGCACGCCGACCTCAAGCCGCACAAGCTGGACAACACGCTGGCCTTCATGTTCGAGAGCCGCTACCGTTTCATTCCGACGAACTTCGCGCTGCAAAGCCCGGCGCTCGACACCGACTACACCGACTGCTGGGCCGGTCTGAAAGACCAATTCAAGCCATGA
- a CDS encoding MBL fold metallo-hydrolase translates to MSQAKKFASQADLEEKKITFSQISEHAWAYTAEGDPNTGIIIGDDCVLVADTQATPAMAADVVRRIREVTDKPIKYVVLTHYHAVRVLGAAGYGAEHILASQDTRDLIVERGEEDKASEIGRFPRLFQNVETVPPGLTWPTMTFTGKMTLWLGKLEVQLLQLGRGHTKGDTVVWLPQERALLSGDLVEFGATPYAGDAYFQDWPQTLDKLAALKPLALVPGRGAALTTPEDVAKGLQETRAFIADVYASVQDGVKAGRDLNAVYKETYEKLKPKYSQWVIFDHCMPFDVSRAYDEASGHADPRVWTAQRDIDMWKALEG, encoded by the coding sequence ATGAGCCAAGCCAAGAAGTTCGCCAGCCAGGCCGACCTGGAAGAAAAGAAGATCACCTTCAGCCAGATTTCGGAGCACGCCTGGGCCTACACGGCCGAGGGCGACCCCAACACCGGCATCATCATTGGCGACGACTGCGTGCTGGTGGCCGACACCCAGGCCACGCCCGCCATGGCCGCCGACGTGGTGCGCCGCATCCGCGAAGTGACCGACAAGCCCATCAAGTACGTGGTGCTCACGCACTACCACGCGGTGCGCGTGCTGGGCGCCGCCGGCTATGGGGCCGAACACATCCTGGCCAGCCAGGACACGCGCGACCTGATCGTCGAGCGCGGCGAGGAAGACAAGGCCAGCGAAATCGGCCGCTTCCCGCGCCTGTTCCAGAACGTCGAGACCGTGCCCCCGGGCCTGACCTGGCCCACCATGACCTTCACCGGCAAGATGACGCTGTGGCTGGGAAAGCTCGAAGTGCAGCTGCTGCAGCTGGGCCGCGGCCACACCAAGGGCGACACGGTCGTCTGGCTGCCGCAGGAGCGCGCGCTGCTGTCGGGCGACCTGGTCGAGTTCGGCGCCACGCCGTACGCCGGCGACGCCTACTTCCAGGACTGGCCGCAGACGCTGGACAAGCTCGCCGCCCTGAAGCCCCTGGCCCTGGTGCCGGGCCGCGGCGCCGCGCTCACCACGCCCGAAGACGTGGCCAAGGGCCTGCAGGAAACACGTGCCTTCATCGCCGACGTGTACGCCAGCGTGCAGGACGGCGTGAAGGCCGGCCGCGATCTGAACGCGGTCTACAAGGAGACCTACGAGAAGCTCAAGCCCAAGTACAGCCAGTGGGTGATCTTCGACCACTGCATGCCCTTCGACGTGAGCCGCGCGTACGACGAGGCCTCGGGCCATGCGGACCCGCGCGTGTGGACGGCACAGCGCGACATCGACATGTGGAAGGCGCTGGAAGGCTGA